From the Vicia villosa cultivar HV-30 ecotype Madison, WI unplaced genomic scaffold, Vvil1.0 ctg.002485F_1_1, whole genome shotgun sequence genome, one window contains:
- the LOC131638937 gene encoding uncharacterized protein LOC131638937 — MRGDKIRVAQLYQEISNLKQGSKKISDYFTELRSLWEELDQYRPMPNCTCPITCACLAMRNSRNFRAEDRIIQFLIGLKEEFHGVVSQVLLMEPLPQINKVFSMVLQQERKICGAGVLLPGNNTIEDGTGMVNAVDSNKQFGRGRGNNGYSRGGFSGNSNGRGRGNFKVCTHCGKNGHIVDNCYKKHGYPPNPGRGSSAHINQVEASGVATGSSNDEANMTLTKEQYNNLMMLLEKQASSASVNMAKGGKEEFEEDWFS; from the exons ATGAGAGGAGACAAGATCCGTGTTGCTCAATTATATCAAGAGATTTCGAATCTAAAGCAAGGAAGCAAGAAAATCTCTGATTACTTCACGGAATTAAGAAGTTTATGGGAAGAGCTTGATCAATATAGACCAATGCCGAATTGCACATGTCCCATAACTTGTGCTTGTCTTGCTATGAGGAACAGCAGAAATTTCAGAGCTGAAGATCGTATCATACAGTTCTTGATCGGGTTAAAAGAGGAATTCCATGGAGTTGTTTCCCAAGTTCTGCTTATGGAGCCTTTGCCTCAAATCAATAAGGTGTTTTCAATGGTACTTCAGCAAGAGAGAAAGATTTGTGGAGCTGGAGTTCTTTTACCTGGGAATAACACTATTGAGGATGGCACTGGTATGGTGAATGCTGTTGATAGCAATAAACAATTTGGAAGAGGTAGAGGAAATAATGGATATAGCAGAGGAGGCTTCAGTGGTAATAGCAATGGAAGAGGTAGAGGAAATTTCAAAGTTTGCACGCATTGTGGCAAAAACGGGCATATCGTGGACAACTGCTACAAAAAGCATGGTTACCCTCCAAACCCTGGAAGAGGTTCTTCAGCTCACATTAATCAAGTTGAAGCGAGTGGTGTGGCAACTGGATCTTCAAATGATGAAGCTAACATGACTTTAACCAAGGAGCAATATAATAACCTCATGATGCTGCTCGAGAAACAAGCTTCATCAGCATCTGTAAACATGGCAAAGGGAG GAAAGGAAGAGTTTGAAGAAGATTGGTTCAGCTAA